A window of Chlorobium phaeobacteroides DSM 266 genomic DNA:
GAAATCGTCATCATCGGTTTTTATTCCAGAGTTCAGGAAAACGGTTCTCAAGCAACGACGCTCGCTGTTCTGCAACGTTCCTCCAGGTAAACTCCTCTGCCCGCACCCTTGCCATCTCTCCAAGATCGGTTCTTTTTTGCGTATTATCGACAAGTTCAGTTATTGCCTGAGCCCATGCGTCTACATCGAGATCGGGAAGCACCAGACCATTGATGCCGTTTTGAACAATCGCGCCACCGCCCATCGCCGTAACAAGCGGCGGAATTCCATGCGCCATAGCCTCATACGTCACCATCGGCCCGCCCTCCTCAAGACTTGGAAAAACAAACACATCTGCCATACGATACACCTCGCCGATATGTCGCGTATAGGCGATATGTCGGATAGTGGACGCCGTAAGATAGCGGGCGACCACATCCTGAATATCAGGGTCAATACCTCCGCAGAGAAGCAGTTCTCCCTCAACGCCAGCCTTTGTCCATGCCTCAAGAAGCAGAGGAACCCCTTTACGCACACAAAGCGTACCGGCAAACAAAAATACCGGCTTCCGGTTTTTCACTCGCGGTTCGGAAATCAGGGGAAACCGCTCAGGTGCCCACCCATAACTCGTTGAGAGTAATCTTCCCTCAGGCACACCATTTTCGAGCATAGAGCTTTTTACCATCGGACTCGGGCAAAAAACAGCGTCAGCAAAGGAAAGCTTGCGATTCTCCTCTGCGATCTGCTCATCTGTAATGGAATTCGGAAGCGATATCTCCCAAAACCGTCCGGCTTCGCTGATGATTCTTCTGGATGTGGCGCGATGGCAGTTTATTCTTTCAATGATAATTTTCGCCCCCATATCATGAAAGCGTGTAAAAATATCGAGCGAAAGTCCAGCCCAAAGATAGACCGGAGAAGAGCGTGCCTCGGTCTTATAAAACAACTGCTCTGTCAACACTCTTGGCCGCTCCCGATTGCCGAGCTTGTAAACGAGATTTTTTTTCAGCCCTTGTATGGCCGGCTTGATCCACGGGTAGACAAGAGCATCATCAACACTGGGCACCGTCAGTTTTGCCATTCTGCCGCTTTCATTCCAGTATCGGCACAAGGAGATCGGAACATGGCTGTTTCCGAGATTTGAAGCATGGTAACCAAAGAGTACCGGCAAATAACTCATAACTGACCCTCTTGTTATGATGGATTTTTTTTCTTTTTCAGCAACTTGTCGAACATTTTTTTAGTGCTCTGCATAAAACCCGCAACCCTCTTTTTGATCGTATCGAAAAGTTGAGAGGCAGGGGGAAGATTCCTGATAAACTCCTCGATTTTTCGGGTGTTGATTTTATTAAGAAAATCGGGCTTTCTTTCAAGCAATTTATCGATCGAGATGGCGCGTTTATTACCACCCCAGTTCAGAACAGGGGCAATCGCAGGAACTTCAAGGCGTATGAGCAACTCGGCCGCACGCCTGAGATCCTTGTACAGGGTGCTGTCGGCAAGACAAATCAGGGCAATAATATCAGAATAAAGAGCAAAGTTCTCAGTCATATCGCTCTCGGTTACCGGAGAGCAATCGATACAGATAAAATCATAACGGTTTTTTACCTCTTCGAGCAGTTCCCGAATACGATGCTGCGACGTTGGCTTTTCGGAAACAGTTCCGGCATAGATGATTTCGAGCATCTGTTCGGAGCTGTTGACGATATAATCACTCACCGACCCGCTGCCCCGAAGAAAATCGGCAAGCCCTTTCGGAGATGCTGACAACCCGGCAAGAGTACAGAGGGATGGTGTCAGAAAATTACCTTCGATCAAAAGAACTTTCGGGACAATGCGGGCAAGTGCATGAGCGCAATTCAACGCAAGCGAGGTAGTGCCGACGCCACTGTCGACCCCGGTAAACATGATAATACGAGCGTTGTTATTCTTTTTTTCAAGATTGAACCCGATCGCAAGACTGCTGATCGCCTGTGCCGCAGGTTCAAGCGGGGCCCGGATCATCAGCTCGTGAAACGGAATCGTATCAGGTGCCTTGACAATCGGTCTGACCGGCGGATAACCAAGTGCCTGCCGGATATCCCCAGGCCTGCGAATACGATTGTCAAAAAACTCAAAACCTAAAAAGAGTATACTGACGCTGCCGAATGAAACGGCAAAAAACATCATAATCAGTTTTTGTGTATTTGAGCCTTTCGGCTGATCCGGCTCCCGTGCAAGTGACTCAATGGCTATGCGTAAAGGGGCTTTACCCTCAACTTCAAGTTCATGAATTCTGGTATCAATACGATCAAGCAGATCCCTTTTGTGTTTGAGTAATGAGGTAAGCGACTCTCCAAGATGAAGCCCCAGCGAAATGCGAACCGATTCCTCCTTGCTGAGATCAAGTTCTTTTTTAATATCCGCTTCTGTTTTTCTTGTTTTTTCAGACTTGTTTCTGGACTGTATCAGCTCTTTACGAAGATCATAGTCCCGCTTGCCGTAAACGATTGATTTTGCAGTTTTACGAACCTCGTTCTGTAACGTCTTCTCATAATTCTGCATAGCCTTCATCCGCTGCTCCACATAAATACGATCGGGGTTGTTCGGCGTCAATCCGTCGGTCGTACTTCTCAACTGCTGCTGTTGCTGATAGGTCCATGAACTGGTAAAATCAAGAGATTGATCACCCATAACCATCTCCTCCACCATGGGATCGAGAGAAAGGGATTGCAACTCCCTTCCCGATTTTTCGACCTCGAGAAACTGGTTTTCCGTAGCAAGACGATCAACGAAAGCATTGACATAAAGTCTCTGCAGCTCCTCTGTTTTCTTGCTTGCGACATTATATGTCTCGGCATAATCCGCTGTCGATATCTCTTTGGTCAGAATATTCAGTTTCGCTTCGATAGCCAATATCTCTGTAAGTAATGACTGTTTTTCATTTCTGAGGTAGAGCAGGCGGTCACTATCCTGCATCTCATTGCCTTTTCTCACTTTTTCAAGAAAAACCTCCATGAAATTATTGAGCAGTGGCGCCAAACCCTCCTTATTGGGGCTTGAGGCAGCAATATCGATCAGATGTGTACCGGGAATCGTATTGACTTTAATGATAAAACCGAGAATCCGGGCGCATTTATCCGAAGGAAGGGTTGCCGGCAGAATTGATGCTTTTTCATCCGGAGAGAGTTTTTCGACAGTTTTTTTCAGAATCTCAAAATCCATCATCCGGCGCGACTGCGTGTTGGCATAATCCTGATAATAGTTGATGATTGAAGGATCATCGGATTTCGTTATCAGTGAAGGAATAACCGGATCTATTCTCATGAGGGCATGAACCTCATAGTTCGGCTTGCTGATAAGAAGAACAATGGGAACCGTCAAAGTAAAAAGAAACGATCCGATCACCAGTATGAGCAGCCCGTAGCGTTTGAGAAAGCCTGGAATATTGAGAGACTTTGATGGCTTTCCGAAAGGAAGGGCTTCTCTCAGAGCATTCTCTTTCAGCATGGAGGATTCCGTTTCCGGTTAAAAGGTATCATTTCCAGTGCTTTTGATTTTTCCTCGCCGTTCAGGATAAATTTCCAGAACATCATGACAGAAAGCAACACATAGACAACACCGCAAACAAGAACCTGCAAGACAGCCACAAGTCTCCCTTCTGCGGGATAGATCTCCGAAACGGCAAAAACAGCCACTGCCGGCAAGAGAGGAACAAGCGCAGGGATAACGGTGACTGAAACAAATTTACGGAATCGAATCTGAAACGTGTTATTGCTCCGCCAGAAAAGAAAGCATGTGCTGACTATCGAACTGCACGCAATAGCTGCTGCTGATCCGATCAATCCCGATGCAATCGTTCCGGCAGGAATCCAGATAACCATCAGTATAACCTGAACCAGCATGTACTCAAGCTCTCTTCCGTTACGATCAATTCCCCGAAATATCATGGTTATCGGACCTGTACACAATTGAATCGAGTAGGCTGTCGATAAAAAGATCATAACATCGGCAGCACGCGCATACTCCTTGCCAACCCATGCATTCATCAGTGGATGAGCCATGGCGACAAGAAAAAGAAACAGTGTCGAGTTGATCATGTTGGTAAAACGAATCCCGTTGAGATAAAGCTGCTTTAATTCAATGTTATCGAGAAAATTTTCATTTTTCATTCTGCGATTGAGCAGATAAAACAGAACAACGGTTAAAACCCCTGCAAATACAGCGATCAGCGGACTTGCCCCCTGCAGCCGTTTTTGCACGGGCAGTAGAAAAAAAAGCGGGACAAGGGATAGCGTAACGGTTGTTGCAACAATAAGACCATAGGTTTTAAGCCTGTCCGGAAAAGCATCCGGTTTTTCACCTGCCCAACGGCCTTCGATATGAGATGCGGTAGATAAAAACGGACCGAATGCGGATGATGAGATACCCCCTGCCGTTGAAGGGAGCTTTCGACCTATCTCAAACATGCCTCCTGCGGCAAGTCCGGCAATTGCCGTAATGAACAATCTGTCAAGCGCCGTAAGAAAGATACCCAGAATGCCGAGCACCTGGACTTTGCCGCCAAAACCGAGAAAAAGCCTGAAATTTTCACGGCTGATCAATCTCCATGAAACAGAGAGCGAAGGAAGCAAGGATCGGGCAATTGCCCAGCAGCCAATAGTTTCAAGAACCAGCCTTAAGGCAAACGCGTACAAGAGCCCTTTAACCCCCGCTCCGAAGTAAAGAAACAGAAGGATAGCGCCAATCTCAATGAGTCCGGCAACGGTTGAAACGATTTTCTCCTTTAAAAACTCATGCATTCCGTTAATGACAAACCGGAATCCGCCAAGAGTAAGTTCAAGACTGAAAACTGCAGCAGTACCAAGAAATATTGTTGAGGCAAGATCCTGCTGCGCAGGCGCTATATGGAACCTTTCGAGAAGAAAAGGCATAATCAGATAAAGAACCAGACAGAAAAAGAGACAGAATGAAAACATATAGGCAACACCGGTTGAGAGCAGCTTGCTGATCTCTTTCTCTTTTCCCTCCGCAAGGTATCTTGCCGAATAACGGATATAGGTACTGTTTACTCCGAACCCTCCCATTCCGGCATAAGAGAGAATGATAAAACAGAGCGACCATAAGCCGAACTCCTCCAGAGAGAGATACTGCAGAATGAACGGTGTAAGAAGAAGGCGGCTGACCATATAAATAATCGTCGCCACCATACCCGAAACAGCATTACCTGCAAGTTTTTTAAGCGCGTTTTCCTTCTGATTCATCACTTCCCGTTGTGTTCACCCAATGGCAACAACCCTCCTTAAACAGAACAATTCACAGGATGCGCTGCTGTGTTATTTTTGTGATTCGATTGCCGCATTGATTCCGACAAGTCGAAAATCCGGCAGTATAGTATATCCGCAAACCGATCACGATAAGGAACAGCGACACACGATATTTAAAAAAAAGCCCTTTTCACCTCCCATCTTTCTTCAGAAAACCCTTGATTTTCTTTTTCAAGCCTTTGGGAACTATCGACTTCAAAAGATACATCGGCATTAAATCGGAATATATCGCGTTCCTGTAAGGCGTCATTTTCAAATATTTCCAATAGAGCTTTTTATAGGGGTGCCTGTTTTTGAAATGCCAGGGCTTCGAACCGCCTGTATAATGAATAATAACAGGATTTTTTTTAGCCTCGGCCAGCTCTTCGACAGAAAAACAATCAAATTTCTTTTCAAAATCATCACTGAAAATTGACGATTGCTGATTATACTTTAAAGGAACTTTTTTCCATCTTCCGTTGATCACCGAATTCAGTCCGCACTGATCAGGAAACCATATGGCATCAGGGTTATGCTCAATGAAATCAATAACTTTTTTCTGCAGGCCGGTTGATTTCCATTTTGCGAGATTAATAAGCATCATACCGGAATTAAAATAGATTGATTCTTTATCCATTTGTAATTGCCGGTGCCTGTCGAAACCCGGATCTTCAATAGCGCAAACAAAATAATCCTCTACATCCTGATTATAGAGCTCCTTTATCGACCCGTTGACAATAATATCGGAATCAAGATAGAGAATTTTTTCCTCATCGATAAGATCCGGAATAAGTAAGCGGTAATATGTTCCTTTAGGGTAAAAGGGATGCGCTGTAGCCAGCTTCACAAACAGCTCGTCTGAAACAGTAATATGCTTGACTGTGCAATTGCCGGTTTTTATAATTTCTTCAATATTCCTGTAACTCTTTTCCGACATCCCGCTGCTGATAATATAAACAGTAAAGGACAGATCCTTATTATTTTCAAGCAGGGAGACCAATGCGGCAGAGAGATGCTGAATATAATTTTTATCTGTTGCAAATACGATGTTAACGGTATTTTTCATATGAAGCATAATCAAATATTACGAAACCGGATAGTGCATACCTGACCTTCCGAATTGATGTACGCCCTTTCTTGCTCATCAGCATAACGCCCTGTTTTACGCTACCGAAACCTTCCTGTAAATGAATAGTCAAAGAGTATTACACCAATGATCGCAAATGAGTTATCCTGTTTTCAAATGTTGTTTCAAAATCATGCAGGCGTGCAAACGCAGCACTCTTTTCTGATTTATCGGCAATCTCGTTCCTGTGCGTGTTCAGATGACCGATAACCGTTACAACACCTTCCAGGTCATCCAGTCTGACTCCCCAGCCAATATCAGCCAACCCCAACAATCCGGCAAAAGCCCTGTTTTGGTAACCGACAATCGGAACTCCGCAGGATAATGTCTCCAGATAGGTACAGGAAGGGTCGCTCTGTCGATGCAAACAGACGAAGAGATCAACGCTTTCCTGTATATCCGGAATCAGCCGGGTATAGAAATCGACTGCGCCAGGCATCGATAC
This region includes:
- a CDS encoding glycosyltransferase family 4 protein — translated: MSYLPVLFGYHASNLGNSHVPISLCRYWNESGRMAKLTVPSVDDALVYPWIKPAIQGLKKNLVYKLGNRERPRVLTEQLFYKTEARSSPVYLWAGLSLDIFTRFHDMGAKIIIERINCHRATSRRIISEAGRFWEISLPNSITDEQIAEENRKLSFADAVFCPSPMVKSSMLENGVPEGRLLSTSYGWAPERFPLISEPRVKNRKPVFLFAGTLCVRKGVPLLLEAWTKAGVEGELLLCGGIDPDIQDVVARYLTASTIRHIAYTRHIGEVYRMADVFVFPSLEEGGPMVTYEAMAHGIPPLVTAMGGGAIVQNGINGLVLPDLDVDAWAQAITELVDNTQKRTDLGEMARVRAEEFTWRNVAEQRASLLENRFPELWNKNR
- a CDS encoding GumC family protein, yielding MLKENALREALPFGKPSKSLNIPGFLKRYGLLILVIGSFLFTLTVPIVLLISKPNYEVHALMRIDPVIPSLITKSDDPSIINYYQDYANTQSRRMMDFEILKKTVEKLSPDEKASILPATLPSDKCARILGFIIKVNTIPGTHLIDIAASSPNKEGLAPLLNNFMEVFLEKVRKGNEMQDSDRLLYLRNEKQSLLTEILAIEAKLNILTKEISTADYAETYNVASKKTEELQRLYVNAFVDRLATENQFLEVEKSGRELQSLSLDPMVEEMVMGDQSLDFTSSWTYQQQQQLRSTTDGLTPNNPDRIYVEQRMKAMQNYEKTLQNEVRKTAKSIVYGKRDYDLRKELIQSRNKSEKTRKTEADIKKELDLSKEESVRISLGLHLGESLTSLLKHKRDLLDRIDTRIHELEVEGKAPLRIAIESLAREPDQPKGSNTQKLIMMFFAVSFGSVSILFLGFEFFDNRIRRPGDIRQALGYPPVRPIVKAPDTIPFHELMIRAPLEPAAQAISSLAIGFNLEKKNNNARIIMFTGVDSGVGTTSLALNCAHALARIVPKVLLIEGNFLTPSLCTLAGLSASPKGLADFLRGSGSVSDYIVNSSEQMLEIIYAGTVSEKPTSQHRIRELLEEVKNRYDFICIDCSPVTESDMTENFALYSDIIALICLADSTLYKDLRRAAELLIRLEVPAIAPVLNWGGNKRAISIDKLLERKPDFLNKINTRKIEEFIRNLPPASQLFDTIKKRVAGFMQSTKKMFDKLLKKKKNPS
- a CDS encoding lipopolysaccharide biosynthesis protein, whose amino-acid sequence is MNQKENALKKLAGNAVSGMVATIIYMVSRLLLTPFILQYLSLEEFGLWSLCFIILSYAGMGGFGVNSTYIRYSARYLAEGKEKEISKLLSTGVAYMFSFCLFFCLVLYLIMPFLLERFHIAPAQQDLASTIFLGTAAVFSLELTLGGFRFVINGMHEFLKEKIVSTVAGLIEIGAILLFLYFGAGVKGLLYAFALRLVLETIGCWAIARSLLPSLSVSWRLISRENFRLFLGFGGKVQVLGILGIFLTALDRLFITAIAGLAAGGMFEIGRKLPSTAGGISSSAFGPFLSTASHIEGRWAGEKPDAFPDRLKTYGLIVATTVTLSLVPLFFLLPVQKRLQGASPLIAVFAGVLTVVLFYLLNRRMKNENFLDNIELKQLYLNGIRFTNMINSTLFLFLVAMAHPLMNAWVGKEYARAADVMIFLSTAYSIQLCTGPITMIFRGIDRNGRELEYMLVQVILMVIWIPAGTIASGLIGSAAAIACSSIVSTCFLFWRSNNTFQIRFRKFVSVTVIPALVPLLPAVAVFAVSEIYPAEGRLVAVLQVLVCGVVYVLLSVMMFWKFILNGEEKSKALEMIPFNRKRNPPC
- a CDS encoding glycosyltransferase family 8 protein — protein: MKNTVNIVFATDKNYIQHLSAALVSLLENNKDLSFTVYIISSGMSEKSYRNIEEIIKTGNCTVKHITVSDELFVKLATAHPFYPKGTYYRLLIPDLIDEEKILYLDSDIIVNGSIKELYNQDVEDYFVCAIEDPGFDRHRQLQMDKESIYFNSGMMLINLAKWKSTGLQKKVIDFIEHNPDAIWFPDQCGLNSVINGRWKKVPLKYNQQSSIFSDDFEKKFDCFSVEELAEAKKNPVIIHYTGGSKPWHFKNRHPYKKLYWKYLKMTPYRNAIYSDLMPMYLLKSIVPKGLKKKIKGFLKKDGR